A section of the Deltaproteobacteria bacterium genome encodes:
- a CDS encoding MFS transporter codes for MNGRIVAARGLRGFADGFVSVVLPSYLALLGFSALEIGALATSALLGSALLTLGVGLFGSRFTSRQVLLGACALMIATGIGFASAESLALLVAIAFVGTLNPTAGDVSVFLPTEQALLGRESDTRARTALFARYNLAGALLGALGGLATGLPELAVARLGVPLQSALRSVFALYALCGLVTLALYTGLRGPLAEAPRASSRSPLLRSRRIVLRLTALFSLDSFGGGFAVQSLLALWLFRRFGLSLAEAGAFFAVAGTLSAFSQLASAWLSARIGLIETMVFTHVPANLFLIAAAFMPSAPLALTFLLLRSALSQMDVAARQSYVMAVVPPEERAAAASVTNVPRSLASAIAPLLAGALLELSSFGWPLVLAGAAKLVYDGLLLWQFRAVPPRPT; via the coding sequence ATGAACGGGCGCATCGTCGCCGCGCGCGGCCTGCGCGGATTCGCCGACGGGTTCGTGAGCGTCGTGCTGCCGAGCTACCTGGCGCTGCTCGGCTTCTCGGCGCTCGAGATCGGCGCGCTCGCGACCAGCGCGCTGCTCGGGAGCGCGCTGCTCACGCTCGGCGTCGGTCTGTTCGGGAGCCGCTTCACGTCCCGTCAGGTGCTGCTCGGCGCCTGCGCGCTGATGATCGCGACGGGGATCGGCTTCGCGAGCGCGGAGTCGCTCGCGCTGCTGGTCGCGATCGCGTTCGTCGGCACGCTGAACCCGACGGCCGGCGACGTGTCGGTGTTCCTGCCGACCGAGCAGGCGCTGCTCGGCCGCGAGAGCGACACCCGCGCGCGCACCGCGCTGTTCGCGCGCTACAACCTGGCCGGCGCGCTGCTCGGCGCGCTCGGCGGTCTCGCGACCGGGCTGCCGGAGCTCGCCGTCGCTCGTCTCGGCGTTCCGCTCCAGTCGGCGCTGCGCTCGGTCTTCGCGCTCTACGCGCTCTGCGGGCTCGTGACCCTGGCGCTCTACACGGGATTGCGTGGCCCGCTCGCGGAGGCGCCGCGGGCCTCGTCTCGCTCGCCGCTGCTGCGCTCGCGGCGCATCGTGCTGCGACTCACGGCGCTGTTCAGCCTGGACTCGTTCGGCGGCGGCTTCGCGGTGCAGTCGCTGCTCGCGCTCTGGCTGTTCCGACGCTTCGGGCTCTCGCTCGCCGAGGCGGGCGCGTTCTTCGCCGTGGCGGGCACGCTGTCCGCCTTCTCGCAGCTCGCGTCCGCGTGGCTCTCGGCGCGGATCGGCCTGATCGAGACGATGGTCTTCACGCACGTCCCCGCGAACCTGTTCCTGATCGCGGCCGCGTTCATGCCCAGCGCTCCGCTTGCGCTGACCTTCCTGTTGCTGCGCTCGGCGCTCTCGCAGATGGACGTGGCGGCGCGGCAGTCCTACGTGATGGCCGTGGTCCCGCCCGAGGAGCGCGCGGCGGCGGCGAGCGTCACCAACGTTCCGCGCAGCCTCGCGTCCGCGATCGCTCCGCTGCTGGCCGGCGCGCTGCTCGAGCTCTCGTCGTTCGGCTGGCCGCTGGTGCTCGCGGGCGCCGCGAAGCTCGTCTACGACGGGCTCCTGCTCTGGCAGTTCCGCGCCGTGCCGCCGCGGCCTACTTGA
- a CDS encoding MFS transporter encodes MSEPGSEKLSLGVKLVYGAPSFAGAAMAIPVAVHMPKFYTDEVLVPLGWVALAMALARVLDAILDPFVGWMSDHTHSRWGRRRPWIAVAAPLAALAFVALFTPPASLDSTEAAVWFGTALMLFFTLQMIYGLPHGALGPELTLDYHERSTLFSVREGFALIGTILAAVAPSLLHEVFGDPRREFALMAIAYAALMIALYWLLVGVIRERPDFARRESNPLVPGVRRALRNRPFFILFACYIVSSIPGAIPGLLMPYFNEYVIQPEHPERWLGVFLLTYFGSGLLCLPLWLVAARRFGKLNAWLASFVMGITGGSAMFFLGKGDTVGLLFLIAWSGSAFGAGMFLPPAIQADVTDYDELHTGKRREAQYLAFWGLVPKFIVIPSASVPLSVLAWLGYTPNQPQTPEVILAIKAIFALTPAVFSAAAFFIAWRFPISEEVHRQILLGVQAHRRGEPALDPLTNQLVMPPGEKRVDERTGWFLDNFSRGELLRVLRHGPQRALADVLRVALASLALSVGVAVWVVYDLAATSGNPGPFAVLAIVTAGFSFTAFAFHLMRVAPALRLRKAAVPAETLRAHLGDANGSGVVAASMG; translated from the coding sequence GTGAGCGAGCCCGGCAGCGAGAAGCTCTCGCTCGGCGTGAAGCTCGTCTACGGAGCGCCGAGCTTCGCGGGCGCGGCGATGGCGATTCCCGTCGCCGTGCACATGCCGAAGTTCTACACCGACGAGGTGCTGGTGCCGCTGGGCTGGGTGGCCCTGGCGATGGCGCTCGCGCGCGTGCTCGACGCGATCCTCGACCCGTTCGTGGGCTGGATGAGCGACCACACGCATTCGCGTTGGGGACGCCGCCGCCCCTGGATCGCGGTCGCGGCGCCGCTCGCGGCGCTCGCGTTCGTGGCGCTCTTCACGCCGCCCGCGTCGCTCGATTCGACCGAGGCCGCGGTCTGGTTCGGCACGGCGCTCATGCTCTTCTTCACGCTGCAGATGATCTACGGCCTGCCCCACGGGGCGCTCGGGCCGGAGCTCACGCTCGACTACCACGAGCGCTCGACGCTGTTCTCGGTGCGCGAGGGCTTCGCGCTGATCGGGACGATTCTGGCCGCGGTCGCGCCCTCGCTGCTGCACGAGGTCTTCGGCGATCCGCGTCGCGAGTTCGCGCTGATGGCGATCGCCTACGCCGCGCTGATGATCGCGCTCTACTGGCTTCTGGTCGGCGTGATCCGCGAGCGGCCGGATTTCGCGCGGCGCGAGTCGAATCCGCTCGTGCCCGGCGTGCGCCGCGCGCTGCGCAACCGGCCGTTCTTCATCCTCTTCGCCTGCTACATCGTTTCGAGCATCCCGGGCGCGATCCCCGGCCTCTTGATGCCGTACTTCAACGAGTACGTGATCCAGCCCGAGCACCCGGAGCGCTGGCTCGGCGTGTTCCTGCTGACGTACTTCGGCTCGGGCCTGCTCTGCCTGCCTCTCTGGCTCGTGGCCGCGCGGCGCTTCGGAAAGCTGAACGCGTGGCTCGCGAGCTTCGTCATGGGCATCACCGGCGGGTCGGCGATGTTCTTCCTGGGAAAAGGCGACACGGTCGGTCTGCTGTTCCTGATCGCGTGGTCGGGCTCGGCCTTCGGCGCGGGGATGTTCCTGCCGCCCGCGATCCAGGCCGACGTCACCGACTACGACGAGCTCCACACCGGAAAGCGTCGCGAGGCGCAGTACCTCGCGTTCTGGGGCCTGGTGCCGAAGTTCATCGTGATCCCGAGCGCGTCGGTGCCGCTCTCGGTGCTCGCCTGGCTCGGCTACACCCCGAACCAGCCGCAGACGCCCGAGGTGATCCTGGCGATCAAGGCGATCTTCGCGCTCACGCCGGCGGTCTTCTCCGCGGCCGCGTTCTTCATCGCCTGGCGCTTCCCGATCAGCGAGGAGGTGCACCGCCAGATCCTGCTCGGCGTGCAGGCGCACCGGCGCGGCGAGCCGGCGCTCGATCCGCTCACGAACCAACTCGTGATGCCGCCCGGTGAGAAGCGCGTGGACGAGCGCACCGGATGGTTCCTCGACAACTTCTCGCGCGGCGAGCTGCTGCGCGTGCTGCGCCACGGCCCGCAGCGCGCGCTCGCCGACGTCCTTCGCGTCGCGCTCGCGTCGCTTGCGCTCTCGGTCGGGGTCGCGGTCTGGGTGGTCTACGACCTCGCCGCCACCAGCGGCAATCCCGGCCCGTTCGCCGTGCTCGCGATCGTGACCGCCGGATTCTCGTTCACCGCGTTCGCCTTCCACCTGATGCGCGTCGCGCCCGCGCTGCGGCTGCGCAAGGCCGCGGTCCCGGCCGAGACTCTTCGCGCGCACCTCGGCGATGCGAACGGTTCGGGCGTGGTCGCCGCGTCCATGGGATGA